A DNA window from Mesorhizobium sp. C432A contains the following coding sequences:
- a CDS encoding bifunctional 2-C-methyl-D-erythritol 4-phosphate cytidylyltransferase/2-C-methyl-D-erythritol 2,4-cyclodiphosphate synthase — protein sequence MTDASEKPAEATTDKVGLVIVAAGRGARAGKADGPKQYQRIGGRAVIARTLETFLAHPEIGPVVVAIHADDRALFDKAAGAYAERVTAVVGGESRQASVRLGLLALRERTPGRVLVHDAVRPFVDTALIDRIIAAIGERQGALPALPVADTLKRESTTGMIEETVPRAGLHAAQTPQGFPFWPLLAAHEKAHHLGKTDFTDDAAIAEWAHIPVKIVQGSPDNVKLTWARDIAMADQRLTGERFPDIRTGNGYDVHAFEAGDHVTLCGVAIPHGKKLSGHSDADVGLHALTDALLATCGAGDIGTHFPPSDPQWKGAASKIFVQHAARLVRERGGRIANADITLICEAPRVGPHREAMTNALSAMLGISGDRISIKATTNEKLGFVGREEGIAAIATASVVFPGEVPA from the coding sequence ATGACAGACGCAAGCGAAAAACCGGCCGAAGCGACGACCGACAAGGTCGGCTTGGTCATCGTTGCCGCCGGTCGCGGCGCGCGTGCCGGAAAGGCCGACGGGCCGAAGCAATATCAGCGCATCGGTGGCCGTGCCGTCATCGCGCGCACGCTGGAGACTTTCCTGGCGCATCCCGAAATTGGCCCCGTCGTCGTCGCCATCCATGCCGATGACCGCGCGCTTTTCGACAAGGCAGCCGGCGCGTATGCCGAGCGGGTTACCGCCGTGGTCGGTGGCGAGTCGCGCCAGGCCTCGGTCCGGCTCGGCCTGCTGGCGCTGAGGGAACGTACGCCCGGCCGTGTCCTTGTCCATGACGCGGTGCGGCCGTTTGTCGACACGGCCCTGATCGACCGTATCATCGCCGCCATTGGCGAGCGCCAGGGCGCGCTGCCCGCTTTGCCCGTCGCCGATACGCTGAAGCGCGAGTCGACGACCGGCATGATCGAAGAGACGGTGCCAAGGGCCGGCCTTCATGCCGCCCAGACGCCGCAAGGCTTTCCGTTCTGGCCGTTGCTCGCCGCGCATGAAAAGGCCCATCATCTCGGCAAGACGGATTTCACCGACGATGCCGCGATCGCCGAATGGGCGCATATTCCGGTGAAAATCGTTCAGGGTTCGCCGGACAATGTCAAATTGACCTGGGCAAGGGATATTGCGATGGCCGATCAACGCCTTACTGGCGAGCGTTTTCCAGACATTCGCACCGGCAATGGCTATGACGTGCACGCCTTCGAGGCAGGCGACCATGTCACTCTGTGCGGCGTCGCCATTCCGCACGGCAAGAAGCTTTCCGGCCATTCGGATGCCGATGTCGGCCTGCACGCGCTGACCGATGCGCTGCTCGCCACTTGCGGCGCCGGCGACATCGGCACGCATTTCCCGCCTTCCGATCCGCAATGGAAGGGCGCGGCGTCAAAGATCTTCGTCCAGCATGCGGCCAGGTTGGTGCGCGAACGCGGCGGCCGCATCGCCAATGCCGACATCACGCTGATCTGCGAGGCGCCGCGCGTCGGCCCGCATCGCGAGGCCATGACCAACGCGCTGTCGGCGATGCTGGGCATTTCCGGCGATCGCATCTCCATCAAGGCGACGACCAACGAAAAACTCGGCTTTGTCGGCCGCGAGGAAGGCATCGCCGCCATCGCCACCGCCAGTGTCGTCTTCCCCGGGGAGGTTCCCGCATGA
- a CDS encoding CinA family protein translates to MNNGDLANALLQICQQRGIMLATAESCTGGMIISALTDIAGSSAVVDRGLITYSDEAKMEMLGVSPATLEAHGAVSRETVLEMAEGALARSRAGLALAVTGIAGPSGGSPEKPVGLVWFGVALRGGPVAAELNMFADNGRDFIRRETVKHALEIGLRALGDTHEMGVVP, encoded by the coding sequence ATGAACAACGGCGATCTCGCCAACGCCCTGCTCCAGATCTGCCAGCAGCGCGGCATCATGCTGGCAACGGCCGAGAGCTGCACCGGCGGCATGATCATCTCGGCACTGACCGACATTGCCGGCTCGTCCGCTGTCGTCGATCGCGGCCTCATCACCTATTCCGATGAAGCAAAGATGGAGATGCTCGGCGTCTCGCCCGCCACACTCGAGGCGCATGGCGCCGTCTCGCGCGAAACGGTTCTGGAGATGGCGGAGGGCGCTCTGGCCCGCTCGCGCGCCGGGCTTGCGCTTGCCGTCACCGGCATTGCCGGCCCAAGCGGCGGCTCGCCGGAAAAACCGGTCGGCCTCGTCTGGTTCGGAGTTGCCCTAAGAGGTGGGCCGGTGGCTGCCGAGCTCAATATGTTTGCCGACAATGGCCGCGACTTCATCCGCCGCGAGACGGTCAAGCATGCGCTGGAGATCGGGCTGCGCGCGCTCGGCGACACTCATGAGATGGGCGTCGTTCCGTAG